In Labilibaculum sp. DW002, one DNA window encodes the following:
- the cobT gene encoding nicotinate-nucleotide--dimethylbenzimidazole phosphoribosyltransferase, which translates to MNFNINKSNTEIREQLQHKIDLKTKPIGSLGVLEKLAVKIGCIQNTLTPELKQPTIMVFAADHGIALDGVSPYPQEVTWQMVANFINGGAAINVFSRQNGIDIKIVDAGVNYDFDKNTDVINAKVDYGTKSYLNGAAMTADQFEIALKRGADLCDKVHREGCNIIGFGEMGIANTSSAAILLHLLGNVDLKECVGRGTGWDDEGLKKKYETLATAVLNYKGDNKVESILAHFGGFEIIMILGAMLKAAELKMVIMVDGFIISSALLAASKIDPNMLDYCIFTHKSNENGHQFMLKHLNAEPILDLGMRLGEGTGAAVAYPIIESAVNFLNQMASFEDAGVSNSDKIVEA; encoded by the coding sequence ATGAATTTCAACATAAATAAATCAAATACTGAAATTAGAGAACAACTTCAGCATAAAATTGATTTAAAAACCAAACCAATCGGTTCATTGGGTGTTTTGGAGAAATTGGCTGTGAAAATTGGTTGTATTCAGAATACATTAACTCCAGAATTAAAGCAACCAACCATTATGGTATTTGCTGCAGATCATGGAATTGCTCTAGATGGAGTGAGCCCATATCCACAGGAAGTTACCTGGCAGATGGTTGCTAACTTTATTAATGGAGGTGCCGCTATAAATGTTTTTAGTCGACAAAATGGTATCGATATTAAAATTGTTGATGCTGGTGTAAATTACGATTTTGATAAAAATACAGACGTAATTAATGCTAAAGTTGATTACGGAACAAAAAGCTACCTAAATGGTGCAGCTATGACAGCCGATCAATTTGAAATTGCTTTAAAAAGAGGTGCTGATCTATGCGATAAAGTACACAGAGAAGGATGCAATATTATCGGTTTTGGTGAAATGGGGATAGCGAATACCTCTTCTGCAGCTATATTACTTCATCTTCTTGGTAATGTTGACTTAAAAGAATGTGTTGGTCGTGGAACAGGTTGGGATGATGAAGGTCTGAAAAAGAAATATGAAACTCTAGCAACAGCAGTCTTAAATTACAAAGGAGACAATAAAGTTGAAAGTATTCTAGCACATTTTGGAGGTTTTGAGATCATTATGATTCTTGGGGCAATGCTTAAAGCTGCAGAGTTAAAAATGGTGATTATGGTTGATGGTTTTATTATTTCATCGGCATTATTAGCTGCGAGTAAAATAGACCCTAATATGCTAGATTACTGCATCTTTACGCATAAATCGAATGAGAATGGACATCAATTTATGCTTAAGCATTTAAATGCAGAACCAATCTTAGACCTAGGAATGAGATTAGGTGAAGGAACGGGTGCTGCGGTGGCTTATCCAATAATCGAGTCGGCGGTTAATTTTCTTAACCAAATGGCAAGTTTTGAGGATGCTGGAGTGAGTAATAGTGATAAAATCGTTGAAGCATAA
- the cobT gene encoding nicotinate-nucleotide--dimethylbenzimidazole phosphoribosyltransferase, with amino-acid sequence MIEFKIDPVSEKLDQELWNKINGKTKPLGSLGMLEEIAFNIGKIQNSLTPKIDNPNVVVFAGDHGIADDGVSFYPKSVSYQMLYNYMQGGAAINVFSNQHGIDFKVVDAGIDHDFDPSLSIINKKIAHGTKNYRFGPAMTKEQCLEAIQRGTEVVSDIHKEGCNFITFGEKGIGNTSSGALILSLLADIPLEECVGRGTGLDKDGVKSKFDLLNEALSIYDGSNNPIDVLSQFGGFEVVMIAGAMLKAAELKMTLFIDGFIITSALLAASKINPKVLDYCIFAHKSNEQAHIKMLNYLKAKPILDIGMRLGEATGAMVCYPLVKSAVQFINEMASFQEAGVSESEETKTIS; translated from the coding sequence ATGATAGAATTTAAGATTGATCCTGTATCCGAAAAATTGGATCAGGAGTTGTGGAATAAAATCAATGGGAAAACAAAGCCCCTTGGTTCTTTGGGAATGCTTGAGGAAATTGCATTTAATATTGGAAAAATACAGAATAGCTTAACGCCAAAAATTGACAATCCGAATGTAGTAGTTTTTGCAGGAGATCATGGAATTGCTGATGATGGAGTTAGTTTTTACCCGAAATCAGTAAGCTACCAAATGCTTTATAATTACATGCAAGGTGGTGCAGCGATAAATGTTTTTTCAAATCAACATGGTATCGATTTTAAAGTTGTTGATGCAGGTATAGATCATGATTTTGATCCAAGCCTAAGCATCATTAATAAAAAGATTGCTCATGGAACGAAAAATTATCGTTTTGGGCCAGCAATGACCAAAGAACAATGTTTGGAAGCAATTCAACGAGGTACCGAAGTAGTCTCAGATATCCATAAAGAAGGTTGTAACTTTATTACATTTGGTGAAAAAGGAATTGGAAATACATCATCAGGAGCACTAATACTTAGTCTTTTAGCTGATATTCCTCTCGAGGAATGCGTAGGAAGAGGTACTGGACTCGATAAAGATGGCGTAAAATCTAAATTTGACTTGCTAAATGAGGCTCTATCGATATACGATGGAAGTAATAATCCGATTGATGTACTTAGTCAATTTGGTGGTTTTGAGGTTGTAATGATTGCTGGGGCAATGCTAAAAGCCGCAGAGTTAAAAATGACTTTATTTATTGATGGATTTATTATTACATCAGCTTTATTAGCAGCCTCAAAAATAAACCCTAAAGTATTGGACTATTGTATATTTGCTCATAAGTCTAATGAACAAGCACACATAAAAATGCTAAACTATCTTAAGGCTAAACCTATTTTAGATATTGGCATGCGTTTAGGAGAAGCGACTGGTGCAATGGTGTGTTATCCACTGGTGAAAAGTGCGGTTCAATTCATTAACGAAATGGCTTCTTTTCAGGAAGCTGGAGTCAGTGAATCGGAAGAAACTAAAACAATCAGTTAA
- a CDS encoding BPL-N domain-containing protein — protein MNKLLTILIFSSLILSSCKRVDRQVDIKIIKVGVFDKNGDSPWCITDALEALKIDPAIDCEVIRASQIVSDEINEFDAIVFPGGSGRGETQSLGDAGMEKLVKMVKEQGKSVVGICAGAYIMTETPDYPSLDLNGCEAIDIEHDHRGHGLSKFSLTKEGKAIFPELKDRKISFCQYYEGPVLVPAKNTDGNSLAVMLSDVHTVDGSPANMTNNKPFIVSASVGKGRVASFVGHPECTPGMRWMLPRIVRWTCNKELISYPENVVRPDFFKNEIIYTKEVQDLQSKYQTMLSGTKEEKLLAIDKVIELACWSSKKWIPGMLRDKDVDVREKASFALVELERTDAIPDLVSAIRNEENSNCKKSMMLNLNKLKEISNQL, from the coding sequence ATGAACAAGCTACTAACCATCCTAATCTTTAGTTCACTCATTCTATCTAGCTGTAAAAGAGTAGATAGACAAGTCGATATCAAAATAATTAAAGTTGGCGTTTTCGATAAAAATGGTGACAGCCCCTGGTGTATTACCGATGCCCTTGAAGCATTAAAAATAGATCCTGCAATTGATTGTGAAGTAATTCGCGCTAGTCAAATAGTATCTGATGAAATAAATGAATTTGATGCTATTGTATTTCCTGGCGGTAGCGGACGAGGCGAGACTCAGAGTTTGGGCGATGCTGGTATGGAAAAATTGGTGAAAATGGTAAAAGAACAAGGCAAATCTGTGGTTGGTATTTGTGCTGGTGCTTATATTATGACCGAAACACCTGATTACCCAAGTTTGGATTTGAATGGTTGTGAAGCCATTGATATTGAACATGATCACCGCGGTCATGGCTTATCTAAATTTTCATTGACGAAAGAAGGTAAAGCCATTTTCCCTGAGCTGAAGGACAGAAAAATTTCATTTTGTCAGTACTACGAAGGTCCTGTTTTGGTACCTGCTAAAAATACAGATGGAAATAGTTTAGCTGTAATGCTTTCTGATGTTCATACAGTTGATGGCAGTCCAGCTAATATGACAAATAACAAACCTTTTATTGTTAGCGCATCAGTTGGAAAAGGTAGAGTGGCTTCATTTGTTGGTCATCCTGAGTGTACGCCGGGTATGCGTTGGATGTTACCTCGTATCGTGCGTTGGACTTGCAATAAGGAATTAATTTCGTATCCTGAGAATGTGGTTCGTCCGGATTTCTTTAAGAATGAGATTATCTACACCAAAGAAGTTCAAGATCTTCAATCTAAATATCAAACAATGCTTTCTGGTACAAAAGAAGAAAAACTGCTTGCTATTGATAAGGTAATCGAGTTAGCATGTTGGTCATCTAAAAAATGGATACCTGGAATGCTAAGAGATAAGGATGTTGATGTTAGAGAAAAAGCTTCTTTTGCTTTGGTTGAATTGGAGCGCACAGATGCAATTCCAGATTTAGTTTCAGCAATTAGAAATGAAGAAAATTCAAATTGTAAAAAATCAATGATGCTGAATTTGAACAAGTTAAAAGAAATCAGTAATCAATTATAA
- a CDS encoding bifunctional adenosylcobinamide kinase/adenosylcobinamide-phosphate guanylyltransferase: MIHLITGGQRSGKSLFAEKLVLSLSESPFYLATSRVWDEAHRERIEIHKKRRGDQWTTIEEEKNLSLHDFTGKVVLLDCITLWINNFFFDNGEDDKESLRQAKEELDKILKQNCDWIIVTNELGLGGHPGNKIAMRFNDLQGAINQYIAQKADCVTLIVSGLPLELKNTLPKQ, translated from the coding sequence ATGATTCATTTGATTACAGGAGGACAAAGATCTGGGAAAAGCTTATTTGCAGAAAAATTAGTTCTTTCCTTAAGTGAAAGCCCCTTTTACCTTGCAACCTCCAGAGTTTGGGATGAAGCTCATAGAGAGCGAATAGAGATACATAAAAAACGACGAGGAGATCAGTGGACAACTATTGAAGAAGAAAAAAATTTAAGCCTGCATGATTTTACAGGAAAAGTAGTTCTTCTAGATTGTATAACTCTATGGATCAACAACTTCTTTTTTGACAATGGCGAAGATGATAAAGAATCTTTACGTCAGGCTAAAGAAGAATTAGACAAAATTTTAAAGCAAAATTGCGATTGGATTATTGTCACAAATGAATTAGGTCTTGGAGGACATCCTGGGAATAAAATTGCGATGCGCTTTAATGATTTGCAAGGAGCAATCAATCAGTATATTGCCCAAAAAGCTGATTGTGTTACCTTAATTGTATCTGGATTACCTCTTGAACTAAAAAACACACTACCTAAACAATAA
- the cbiB gene encoding adenosylcobinamide-phosphate synthase CbiB produces the protein MEQIKLIILPLLFGYILDLLFGDPRKLPHPIVLFGNTISFFTKKLNKGKLQLVKGGIMAFALAILVYSIFYLLGDLLLVWNEIVFITFTSIFVFYGLANKSLLQEGREVFKHLNEKGIVAGRKRLSWIVGRDTSNLSEQEIRLAVLETLSENLSDGVIAPLFYYAIGGVPGMMCYKMINTMDSMIGYKNEKYILFGRIAARLDDVVNYIPARITALLMVLVSFSGRGFIYLFKYGNAHISPNAGYPESALAGILDCQFGGPHDYGGKNVDKPYIGENNRPINNEEINKVAYVNHSVCLLTVLIIITLYFPFQTLL, from the coding sequence ATGGAGCAAATTAAACTCATAATACTCCCTCTTCTTTTCGGATATATTTTGGATCTGCTTTTTGGTGATCCAAGAAAATTACCACACCCAATTGTTTTATTCGGTAATACAATCTCTTTTTTCACAAAAAAACTTAACAAAGGGAAATTACAATTAGTAAAAGGTGGCATAATGGCATTTGCATTAGCCATACTAGTATACTCTATATTCTACCTTCTCGGAGATCTATTGCTTGTATGGAATGAAATTGTCTTTATAACATTCACATCTATTTTTGTTTTTTATGGCCTTGCAAACAAGAGCTTATTGCAAGAAGGACGCGAGGTGTTTAAACACCTTAACGAAAAAGGGATTGTTGCTGGCAGAAAGCGACTTTCATGGATTGTAGGCCGAGACACAAGTAATTTATCAGAACAAGAAATAAGGTTAGCTGTTCTAGAAACTTTATCAGAAAATTTATCAGATGGAGTAATTGCTCCCTTGTTTTATTATGCTATTGGCGGAGTTCCGGGAATGATGTGTTACAAAATGATCAACACCATGGACTCCATGATTGGTTATAAAAATGAGAAATACATATTGTTTGGAAGGATCGCAGCCAGATTAGATGATGTTGTTAACTATATACCTGCAAGAATTACTGCACTATTAATGGTACTTGTAAGTTTTAGTGGAAGAGGATTTATATATCTTTTTAAATATGGAAATGCACACATAAGTCCAAATGCAGGATATCCAGAATCTGCTTTAGCAGGAATACTTGATTGCCAATTTGGTGGTCCTCATGATTATGGCGGGAAAAATGTAGACAAACCATACATTGGTGAAAATAACAGACCAATAAATAACGAAGAAATTAACAAAGTCGCATACGTTAACCATTCGGTATGTTTGTTAACTGTTTTGATTATTATCACACTTTATTTTCCTTTTCAAACACTGTTATAA
- a CDS encoding pyridoxal phosphate-dependent aminotransferase: MLHGHGDDGYQYEQEIVANFSSNVWFGGKSDKLKEHLFSNWDKIHSYPEAAAESLVSAISADLNINTNQIITTNGATEAFYLIAQTFYKSKSSIVIPTFSEYEDACKVNKHELLYLNWLSKEYKFEEGLVWICNPNNPTGDILSKSDLEILLKSNVKSTFVVDEAYIDFTDAISSAIDLLDVCPNLILVKSLTKNFSIPGLRLGYLIANRAMVQNIQFFKPPWTVNSIAIEAGKFLLREKTDFLPPVNYYKSETKKFIKKLEKIPGFKIHPSKTSFFLVELEENTAFELKKYLISNFGILIRDAANFRGLNSSYFRLATQTEEKNQLLIDALIQWSKLNS, from the coding sequence ATGTTACACGGACACGGTGATGATGGATACCAATATGAACAAGAGATTGTTGCTAATTTTAGCAGCAATGTTTGGTTTGGAGGAAAGTCTGATAAACTAAAAGAACACTTATTTTCTAATTGGGATAAGATTCATTCCTATCCCGAAGCAGCTGCTGAAAGTTTGGTATCTGCCATATCGGCAGACTTAAATATCAATACGAATCAAATTATTACAACTAATGGTGCTACCGAAGCCTTTTATTTAATAGCACAAACCTTTTATAAGTCTAAATCCAGCATTGTAATCCCTACCTTCTCCGAGTATGAAGATGCTTGCAAAGTCAATAAACACGAGCTTTTATATTTAAACTGGTTAAGCAAGGAATACAAATTTGAAGAAGGATTGGTTTGGATATGCAACCCTAATAATCCAACTGGCGATATCCTATCAAAATCAGATTTAGAGATTTTATTAAAAAGCAATGTAAAATCTACTTTTGTTGTAGATGAAGCCTATATCGACTTTACTGATGCGATTTCATCGGCCATCGATTTACTTGATGTGTGCCCAAATTTGATTTTGGTGAAGTCCCTGACGAAAAATTTCTCAATACCTGGCCTGAGATTGGGCTATTTGATTGCAAACAGGGCTATGGTACAGAATATCCAATTTTTCAAGCCTCCCTGGACGGTTAATTCCATTGCAATTGAGGCTGGAAAATTCCTACTAAGAGAAAAAACTGATTTTTTACCTCCCGTAAATTACTATAAATCAGAAACTAAAAAATTCATTAAAAAACTTGAAAAAATTCCAGGTTTTAAAATTCACCCTTCAAAAACTTCTTTCTTTTTAGTTGAACTAGAAGAAAACACAGCATTTGAGCTAAAAAAGTATCTTATTTCGAATTTTGGAATCTTAATTCGCGATGCTGCTAATTTTCGAGGGTTAAATTCTTCTTACTTTAGATTGGCTACTCAAACTGAAGAAAAAAATCAATTACTAATCGATGCATTAATTCAATGGAGCAAATTAAACTCATAA
- a CDS encoding dihydroorotate dehydrogenase — MVNLEVKLKDLVLKNPVMTASGTFGFGEEFADFIDLSQLGGILVKGTTRYHREGNPYPRMAETPSGMLNAVGLQNKGVENFCNDIYPRIKDYKTNVMVNVSGSLVEDCVETATMINELDHIPGIELNISCPNVKEGGMAFGTSCASAEEVVREVRKVYKKHLMVKLSPNVTDITSIAKAVEGQGADSVSLINTLLGMAIDAETRKPLLSTVTGGLSGPAVKPVALRMVWQVFNAVNIPIVGLGGIMNAKDAIEFILAGSSAIQIGTANFIDPCVTEKVVKGIEEYMIRHQVDNVTDLIGALNQQ, encoded by the coding sequence ATGGTAAATTTAGAAGTAAAACTTAAGGATCTGGTTTTGAAGAACCCGGTTATGACTGCATCAGGAACCTTTGGCTTTGGTGAAGAGTTCGCTGATTTTATCGATTTAAGCCAATTAGGGGGCATTTTGGTAAAAGGGACAACAAGATACCACCGAGAAGGCAATCCTTACCCTAGAATGGCCGAAACGCCGTCTGGTATGCTTAATGCTGTCGGTTTACAGAATAAAGGGGTTGAAAACTTCTGTAATGATATCTACCCGCGTATAAAAGATTATAAAACCAATGTCATGGTGAATGTTTCGGGTTCTCTAGTAGAGGATTGTGTTGAAACAGCAACTATGATCAACGAATTGGACCATATTCCAGGTATTGAGCTGAATATCTCTTGCCCTAATGTGAAAGAAGGTGGTATGGCCTTTGGAACGTCCTGTGCTTCGGCCGAAGAGGTGGTTCGTGAGGTCCGTAAGGTCTATAAAAAGCACCTGATGGTGAAGTTATCACCCAATGTGACCGATATAACGTCTATTGCTAAGGCTGTTGAAGGGCAAGGCGCTGATTCAGTTTCTCTAATCAACACCCTGTTGGGTATGGCTATTGATGCAGAAACCAGAAAGCCGCTCTTATCAACAGTTACAGGAGGTTTATCTGGACCAGCTGTAAAACCAGTAGCTTTACGAATGGTTTGGCAAGTTTTTAATGCTGTAAATATTCCTATTGTAGGTTTAGGAGGCATTATGAATGCTAAAGATGCAATCGAATTTATATTAGCTGGTTCTTCAGCAATACAAATTGGAACTGCGAATTTTATTGATCCTTGTGTAACAGAAAAAGTTGTAAAAGGAATTGAAGAATATATGATCAGACATCAAGTTGACAACGTCACTGATTTAATAGGTGCACTTAACCAACAGTAA